AATGCGTATTTTTCAGAAAATCTTCCACGCGCCAGAACCCCTTATGGGTATTGGCTTTCCGGCTATCCCGTGATCAGGACATGGGGTAAGGAGGGTGAAAAAAGTTGGCGCGGCCTTGATTTTATTTTTGGGGTATGGCTTGATGTGTTTGGCAGGCAACGCTGGAAACAGCCCGAGTCTCCAATCGCGTGAGGCAGCTAACCGGTAACGGTTAGTGGTACAGGGTCCAGGGGCCTGCCGCTTTCCCATCCCTCAGGATTGTATCCATAAAACTCAAAGATTTCTCTTTGCGCCAATGAGAGGTTCATTGTGTGAAGGTCAGGTATTGCCTTGATCCCGTAATCAATAACGCGCTGGTACCGGTCGACAGCCATTCTGGGCTGGAGCAACTTGGCATAGGACGTATTGCAGCCCGGCCAGGCACACTACAGAATTTCATCCTTCTGAAGAATATACGCCGTTTCTTTGTTTACGTTTTTTCTTTCCCTGAGCCTGTCTCTTATTGTTAAAATAATGATGGCCAATGGAGAGAGCGCCAGCACAACAAGAATACTCGCAATCTTGGGGCCGATAACTGTTTTTAACAAATCTGGCAAAATAAAGATGCAGGCAAGAACGAATGCCAAAAAAACAGCCAAAATTCCGCCTGTTATGCATAGGGAAACAAACAGGAGCCAAAATTTTCTTATGAGGACAATCCCCAGAAACCCTAAAATAATACCGCCAGCAATTTCGAGCATTGCATCACCTTCACACTTTTTTCCCGATCCAGACCACCCTGCCATGGACCTGCACATCCTGCAAGGGTATATCCTTCATAGGGTGATACTGCTGGTTGTTACAGGCCCCCAAGAACTTCTTTCCACCGCATGACCCTGTGGACGGCCTTGATCTGGCCCAGTTCAAAATGAACGTCCTTTGACGGGTTGTGCTGTTTGCAGGAAACCCTTCCGTCGGTTTTGCGCACAAACTGTTTCAGAAAGCAGCCGCCCAGTTCCCCGCCCACGCTGCCCTTCAGTTCTATGATCACATCGTCGCCCTGGATGGGGGCCCGCCCCGGCGTGACATAAATGATGTCGCCGGGCCTGTATGCGGGGATCATGCTGTCGCCAACCACATAAACGGCGAATGCGTCCTTGACCGTGGCCAGCCCTGGCGGACGGCCTATGTACTCGATTATCTCGCCATTAAACCTGAAGTCGCCTTCGCTGCCGCCCATGGCCGTGCCACAAACCGGAAGATCTCTGGCTGTGTCGTCGCCAATATAACCCCGGGAAGCCTCTTTTGCCTGTTGCATAAGCTGTGGAGCCGGGAGTTGCCTGAACAGGCCTCTTACTCCTGTTTTGATCATGCCAACCTCTGAAAGATCAAGGATTTCTTCCTCAGTGATGGGGGGATCTCCTTTTCCCGCAAGGGCCCGGATGAATTTTTGCGCCTGCGAAAACGGAAACGGGTCAGAGCCATATTTTTCACGAGGGTCAAGGTATCTCTGCACGCCAGATGCATGGGAGTATCCCAAAGCCCTGGCAAAAGACTGCTGATCCATGCCAGCCCTTCGCACAAGATCTTTCAGGTGTTCCGCCGGAGACAACTTTTTTTCTGCCTGCACTGGAATGCCCCCATAGAAAACATATTACGCGAAAAGCGTATCATGAAATTAATACACATTCCATGTTGACTGTTTTACGCAACAGGCGTATCCGGTGTGTATGACGCAGGCAGATCACATCATCAGAAGGCTTGGCGGCGCGACGGCGGCAGCCCGTCTCCTTGGCCACAGGCACACGACAACGGTTCAGGGCTGGAAAACACGTGGATTCATCCCGGCGCGTCAGCAGCAGCTTGTTCTGCAGGCCGCCCGCCAGCACGGCATCGATCTTAAGCCAGAGGATTTTTTCAGGGAGTAAGTGCGTGTGTGAACCCAATGCCAGCATTGGCAAGGCTTTGTGCGCCTTAAAGCGGAAATTTCGGATTACCACTTTCAGCAAGGGGGTACGATGACAGATTTCTTGGAACAGCTAAACCTGGAGTGCCTCAGGCTTTCCATACAGGTAAACGGCTCATCATCTGTGGACGCTGTCATTGAGGCTGCCACGAAAATGCGGGCGTTCGTTCTGAAAGCCTCCGCCACAGATTTTACTGCGACGGAGGCCTCGCGCATTGCCGGGCTTACTTCTTCGGCATTCTGTTAACGAGGACCTCCAGATTATGGTCTATCGCAGACAGGGCATGGGCGATGTGTTCAAGGGCGCGCGCCATAAATGGTCGCACAACGCCCTGTGGTCCGTTTGGGTAGGTGGAAAAGATGGACATGTGTTTTCTCCCCATAAGGTTACTGGTTGCACGGACCTTATAGGGGAGAGAGGTCGGGGAGTCGATCCCCGGCCCGCCTTCAGCAAGGGGGTGTCATGGATCCCCTGCTGATTTTCGGGATTGAGCTGGGGCAGTGGCGGCGGCGCAACAGGCTGTCCCCGGCCGCCCTGGGGGCAAGGCTGGGGGTTTCTGCATATTCCATAGCCCGGATTGAAACGGGGCAGCAGAACGTCTCCCTGCCGGTCTATTCCCGCCTGCCCGAGGAAATGAAAGCGCGGTACCGGGAACTGTGCGGCGAGCCGATGCCATCATCTGAAAACGGGTCCAGGCGGTCTTTCAACGCCTTCCCGAACCAGGTCAAGCGCCGGAAGTGCCTTGGCTGCCCGTCTTCCTTCACCAGCAAGCATTACGGAAACCGCTTCTGCCACGCCTGTGGTGACCGGATCAAGCGGGAGGATCTGTGGGACAGCCACAGCATAAGGGCTGCGCGCCGTACTTCAGGGGGTGCGCTGTGACATTTACCCGCATGACTGCCGATGAATACAAGGCCAGAAACGGATTTTCGCCCGAGCGGCCAAAACCCTCCAAATACAACGCCCAGCCTACGGAAGTGGACGGCATACGCTTTGCCAGCCGCGCTGAATCCATTCGATATCAGCAGCTGAAAATGATGCAGCAGATGGGGCGAATACAGAACCTGAAGTTACAGGTGCCATTTATCTGTGAAGTCAACCGGCGGGTGGTCTGCAAGTACATCGCGGACTTTGTGTACGTCGAGGACGGCATGAAAATTACCGAGGATGTCAAAGGTATGCTGACGCCCCTCTACAAGCTGAAAAAGCGCCTTATGGAGGCCTGCCACAACGTGGTCATCAGGGAGGTCAAGGTCAGATGAGTTCTTTAACATCAAGTATAATATCAACGGCCTGTTTTTTAGTTTCGCTGCTGGTTGATAACAGGGCCGCCTCACTAGTGCTTTTGTGCATGGGTTGGATGTTGCTTGGCATCGCAATCGCAAAGATTGGCCAGTCATGAGCAACTACATGGACAGCCTGAAGGCGGCTTTCTTCGCGGCTCCCCCGAACCAGGCGCGTCAGGCCGTGCGCGCGAGAAACAAGCGCATTGTCCATGACATGCTGCGCGGTGAGGTGCAGTGCATGGAACGGCGGAGGTTCCTGAAGGCTCTGCTGCGGCCGCTCTTCATTCTGGTGGGGAGGCGACCATGAGTGACGCTGCAGAAGCATCCCGGACCATCAGGTCATGGTGGAAGAAGCTGGAGACGGCCAACAGGACCATTGCGAAGAACCCAAGGGACTTCCGGGCCATGGCCATGCAGGGAGTGGCCCTCTATTGGCTTAACGAGGCCATTTTCAATCTGTCTGTCGGGGGAAAAGAGAAATGAGCAGGGCTGAGCACTGGTACAAGCGTTATCCCAAAGATTTCATTATGGGCACCATGGGCATGTCCCTTGAACTGAAGGGCGCATACTCTCTTCTGGTCGATCTGATGCACGACCATGGCGGACCCATAGCGGACGATCCCCGCTATCTGTCCGGCATTATGGGCGTGTCTCTCAGAAAGTGGGCCTCAATAAGGGAAGAGCTGATCGCTGCAGGAAAAATTATATGCCGGGAAGGGCAGATCATAGATACACAGGCCATGCAGGAGATCCAGAATGCCCTTGAGGCCTCTCAAAGGCATATCGAAAATGGTCGTCTCGGAGGAATTTCGAGGGTCGAAAAGTCAGCGAAACCTCAGCGAAACCTCAACGAAACCTCAACGAAACCAGAAGAAAAATCTTCTGAAAATGATAACAAACCAAGTAAAATCAAGGCTTCTGTCCAAGCCAGGCTTGAGCCAGGCTCAAGCATATTAGAAGAGAATAGAAGAGATAAGAAAGGTATTACTGACGTAATACCCCCCCATAGTCCCCCAAGGGAAAAACACTTACTTCCCGAATGGATCCCTCCTGACGACTGGGAGGCATTCCTGGAAATGCGGAAAATTCAGAAAAAACCTCCGACCGAGAGAGCCAAGGCGCTTCTTGCGCGCCAGCTGGAGAGGTTGGTTGCCGAAGGCCATTCGCCATCGGAAGTTCTTCAGCAGTCAACAGTCAACAACTGGACAGATCTCTGGCCCGTGAAAGGAAAAAACAATGTCAGCAGTAGCGCTTCTCCAGGAACGACAGGCCGCCCTGACAACGGCGGAACTGCAGACGACCGCCTCCGTAATCGCGTCAATGCAACGGCGCGGCTCATTGACGATCTCTGTGGAAACGCAGACCAGGCAGGTTCCGCGAAAGGATTATGACGGGAATATTTACGGGTGGGAAACGGCCGTTGTCGAAACCGGAAGCGTGGTCTGCCATGTGAAAAATCCGGCACCGGAGGAGGTGAGGGCTCTGGAGGGTGCGACCGCTCCGGGGACAAAACAGGGCATCCACAGGGCCTTGGAGATCCTGGGCCAGATAAAGCCGGTCGGGAAATCAGACGTGAAGCAGTCAACGGTGATTGCGTATCTGGTGTTTGATCTTGTGGATGAGGGGGTCAGCGAGTTTGTGGTGAACGAGGTCTGTCGGGAATACAGGCGGGATCCTGAAAGCCCGTTTTTTCCGAACGGTGCGGAGTTTCTGAAAAAAGCCTGCCAGGCCATGAAGAAATACCAGGCGGCACTTTCAGTGGCGTCTGGCGAAGGTACACCTCCGGGAAAAAAAACATCATCCGTACCGGAACCGGATTACCCGGTCGGGGAAGAGCGCAGGCGTCTTGCTGACGGGTTCGCCCAACTTGGAAATATCATCAGGGGAAACGGGGAGGTGGCGTAATGGCCGGACGGAAGCGGAAAGAGGGTGCGCAGAGGTACCCTGACGGAACGGTCTACAGGCACGAACCTGCCATTCTGCCCCGCACCCTGGAGATCAGGGGAGCGACGGTCGGAGCGGAGAATGCCAGAAATCCTAAAGCGGGATATCTTGTCGGGCAATGGGAACTGAACGGAAAAATCACCCCGGAACAGTTTTATGCCGCCTGCAAGGCCGGGTATATCTGGGGCATGTGGGAGAAAATCCTGTCCAGGGAGCTGGGCGCGCCCCGACGCAGTGTCCCCTGTGTCCAGTTTTACGGCGCCTCTGTCGGGCGGTCCTGTGATGTGATTGATGAGGAAAAGGAGCAGGAGATAGGCGCTGCCGCTGCAGAAATTGACGCCGTTCTGAAAAAGCACATCCGGGGGTGGATTCTTGCCAAGGCCATTCTGGACGGTGTGATCATGGATAACTGTCTGTCTCCGTCCATGGATCCGAAGAGGGGTCATCCGTTCTTTGGGGCGCACTGGACCATGTTTCGCAACAGCCTTGACGTTCTGGCGGAGCATTTTGGTGTGTGAGAAAAGCGTATTGACATCCGTTGCGAGTTAGTTTACTGCATAAATACAGAGTTGGATATCTGCGCCCGGAGGGAAACCTGCCGGGCCTTTTCTTTTCAGGGGCTGCCCTTCACCGGGCGGCCCTTTTTTATTGGGTCCCCAATGTCAATCATCGCACCTATCATCAGTGCCGGTTTTGGTGCTGGCGGCGGCACTTCGCTCAAGATTTTTCATGTCCAGGACCAGAAGGCCGCCGGAACGAACGGTGGAACGCTCACTGATAGTGCGTGGCGGACGCATGACCTGAACACCGTAATAACAAACGAAATAGTGGGTGCCTCGCTCGGATCAAACAAGATGACATTTACCGAGCCAGGAGATTACTTTGGTACCGGAATCTGTCCCATTTTCAATTCGTCTGTCACACAGGCCAGAATGCAGGATGTGGCCAACGGCGTCACCCTGGCGCAGTCTGTCAACCAGTACAATATAGGATCCGCCTCAACGTCAAACATGGTTGTTCATTTCGAATTCTCCGTGGTTGATGATCCCGTGGAAATAGAATTTCAGGTCCAGAGCGTGGCAACCTCGGCAGCCACAGGATTTGGTATCCCTGCCAACATAGGAACCACGGAAGTTTTTGCAGACGTAAGAACCTTCAAGGTGTCCTGATATGCCCACAGATATAGCTCTGGCACTGCATTCCCTGGTTCCGCGAGCCCGTTACAGGGGGTCATTAACGGCCAACCGCCGGGAGGCCTATGATGCCATTATATGGCTGCCCGAGGAAAACAGGCCAAAGCCATCCTGGCCCCAAATACTGGACGCTGCCCTTGCTCTGGCCAAAACCAACAAAAAGACAGAGTGCCATGATTATGCGCTCGAAAAATGCGCTCTTGGATTTTCATTCGACAACAAACGCTTTAACGTGGGCGAGGGCAAGGTAGCCAATATACTGGCGTTGCGGTACGTGGCTGACAACCAGTCGCTTATATGGGAGCCGGTACCGATTATTACGACTGCGGGAGAATTTTATACCGTATCGGAGATTGAGGATATGGTGGCTTTTTCGGAAGCTGCCCTGGCATTTCGTCGCGGCGTTAACTCCAGTGACGTAACGCATCAAAACGCAATAGATGCCCTGGAGGTCAGGGATCATGACGATCAGATAGATGTGGCCGCAACGATAGAAGCCGTTGAGAGCTATGACTTCACAACAGGCTGGCCAGCTTAATCAAAACAATCAAAGAAAATTGAAAAACAATCAAAGAAATTGAATATGGCCAAGGGCGGAAAAAGGCAAGGCTCGGGAAGAAAGCCGGGCAGCAGGAATACATTAACAAGAGAAATTGCAGACAGGCTTTCGAGGGACGGCGTGACGCCCCTCGAAATCATGCTCAAAATAATGCGCAGTGCGGATGCCCGGGGCGACGAAGAGATGGCCATGGACGCTGCCAAGAGCGCAGCGCCTTACATGCATCCCCGCCTTAATCAGGTGGATGTCGGAAACAAGGATGACCAGCCCTTCAGGATGGCCGTGTCGTCCGATGA
This genomic window from Pseudomonadota bacterium contains:
- a CDS encoding helix-turn-helix domain-containing protein codes for the protein MDPLLIFGIELGQWRRRNRLSPAALGARLGVSAYSIARIETGQQNVSLPVYSRLPEEMKARYRELCGEPMPSSENGSRRSFNAFPNQVKRRKCLGCPSSFTSKHYGNRFCHACGDRIKREDLWDSHSIRAARRTSGGAL
- a CDS encoding DUF1064 domain-containing protein; translated protein: MTFTRMTADEYKARNGFSPERPKPSKYNAQPTEVDGIRFASRAESIRYQQLKMMQQMGRIQNLKLQVPFICEVNRRVVCKYIADFVYVEDGMKITEDVKGMLTPLYKLKKRLMEACHNVVIREVKVR
- a CDS encoding YdaU family protein translates to MSRAEHWYKRYPKDFIMGTMGMSLELKGAYSLLVDLMHDHGGPIADDPRYLSGIMGVSLRKWASIREELIAAGKIICREGQIIDTQAMQEIQNALEASQRHIENGRLGGISRVEKSAKPQRNLNETSTKPEEKSSENDNKPSKIKASVQARLEPGSSILEENRRDKKGITDVIPPHSPPREKHLLPEWIPPDDWEAFLEMRKIQKKPPTERAKALLARQLERLVAEGHSPSEVLQQSTVNNWTDLWPVKGKNNVSSSASPGTTGRPDNGGTADDRLRNRVNATARLIDDLCGNADQAGSAKGL